The segment TCCGGGTTTATGGGAAGCCACCCGGCAGCAGCAGTTGGAAGGGATTGTGATGAAGGAACGGAAGAGTCCCTACCATTCCGGGCAGAAGCACCCCTCTTGGCAAAAGGTGAAACACTTTCAAACTCTGACAGCCACAGCTGTGGGAGTGTTCACCCGCGGCAGTCTGGTACAGTCCATTCTGTTGGGACTGGAGGGGGAGGACGGGTGGACCTATATCGGTCGGGCGGGCTCCGGGTTGAGTGAGCGGGAGCGGAGGTTGTTGACCGAAGCCGTCCCCGGCTTGAAGCGTGGGTCTCCGGTTGTGCTCAATCCGCCATCCGCCCGCCTCCCCACCATTTGGTTGGAGCCGGTATTGCGGGTGGAAGTGCGTTACTTGGAATGGACCCCCCAGGGAACATTGCGCTCCCCCACGGTGATCGGATTCCGTCTTCCCGGTTCATGAGGAAAACCCGGCGAAAACCGGGTTTTCTCACCATTCACCAGAAGAAGGGACGATAGGGAAAGGGACGGAAAAAGGGAAACGGGCGGTAGAAGGGGCCAAATCCACCATAAGGAAATCCGAAAAAGGGGAAAAACTGGCTGGTCTGCGGATCCCCTCCACCATAGACCGGAAGCGTGGGCGAATAACTGTAGGCATCGGCGGGAGCCCCGTAAGTGCCGTAAAACCCGCCCGGATCTCCATTGGAAACATAAGGCGACAAGGGGGATGGAGTCCCCTCCAATTGTGGTTGCTCTTCAGACATCATGATGTTTCCTCCTTGATTGATTTTTCTTCTCTGCAAACACTATATGTCCGAAGTGGATTTCTGGTCATTTGTCCCAGATAATTTGGGCTGACCTCGATGAGGAGAGTGACAATGAACCGGATTGTGCAAGTCGAAGGAAAGGAGATCCAAATCTCCAACCCGGACAAAAAGTTGTTTCCCGGAATCAGCAAATGGGACTGGATTTTGCACTTGAGCCGTTTGGCGCCCCGGATCCTCTCCTATGCCCGGGGAAGGTATTTGACGACGATCCGTTATCCGGACGGTGTGGAGGGAAAATCCTTTTATCAAAAAAATGTTCCGGATCATGCGCCCCGATGGATTCAGACCGCCCGCTCCGGGGAGGTGAATCATATCCTGCTGCAGGATGCCCCGACCCTGATCTGGCTGGGAAACCTGGCCTGTCTGGAATTTCATGTCTCCTTCGATCGGGCGGACCGACCGGGTTATCCAACAGAGCTGGTCTTTGATCTGGATCCGTCGGTGGAGGGCTTTGAAGCGGTGATGGAGACGGCACTTCTCACCCGGGAGGTGCTGAACTCCCTGGGTCTGGACGGAGTGGTCAAAACATCGGGCGCGACGGGACTTCAGCTGTATGTCCCGATCCAGCCCAAGTATCCCTTTGCAGAGACCCGCATCATCAGCCAATTTGTGGCAAGTTATCTGCAGGAAAAGAATCCGCGCCTGATCACGATCGAGCGTCAGGTGAAGAAACGGGGGAGTCGGGTCTACTTTGATTACTTGCAACATTGGAAGGGGAAGTCCCTGATCACCGTATATTCTCCGCGTGCCCGGCGGGAGGCCACCCTATCCGTTCCCCTTCGGTGGGAAGAGTTGAAACCGGGATTGACACCGGAGCGGTTTACATTGGAGACAGTCCACCGTCGTCTGGAGGAGGAGGGAGATCTTTTTGCACCGATCACCCGCCCCGCCGGACCCCATGACCTGTCAGAAATCCTGACCTTTATCTCCCGCCATTAGAAACGTTGATTTAGTGCATTCTTGTCCTTCCGTTGTTCTGACGAGCCAAAGTCACTCCATGTGAAACCCACCCTCCCTCTGTTGTTCTCACAACGCGTCTCATATTCCTAAGGTTCGTCCTCCCGACCCTTGTCCGAAAAAAAGAAGTGGGGTATGTTGAGGGGTGAGGATACAAGACGAAGGAGGAAAGACATGAAACGGCTCTTAACCCAGGCCCGCATCCTGACGATGAAAGAAGGGGAATCCCGGCCATTGGAAAACGCCTGGTTGCTGATTGACGGGGAAACCATCGCCCAGGTGGGTACGGGAAATCCGAAGATCGATGCGGATGAAGTGATCCCTATGCAGGGAAGATTGCTTCTTCCCGGATGGATCAATACCCATGGGCATGCAGCGATGACCCTGCTCAGGGGGTTCGCCGATGATCTGCCCCTGAAAGTCTGGTTGGAAGAAAAGATGTGGCCCATGGAAGAGAGATTCGGCCCCCGACAGGTACGATGGGGAACCTCCCTGGCGGTGGTGGAGATGATCCGCGGCGGCACCACCTGTTTTACCGATATGTATGATCATATGGATGAAGTGGCCGGGGTGGTCGAACAATCCGGCATCCGGGCCAGCCTGTGCCGGGGAGTGATCGGATTGGGCTCCCGGGAGGAGCGGGAGGCGAAGCGCCAGGAAGCCGTGCGCTTTGTCCGGGATTGGAAAGGGGGCGCCGGGGGGCGCATTTCGGTGATGATGGCACCCCATGCTCCCTACACCTGTCCGCCGGATTATATAGAAGAGTTGGTTGCCGACTCCGCAGAGCTGGGGGTTCCCATCCATATCCATATGTCTGAAACGGAGGCGGAGGTGGAGCAAAATCAGCGGGACTACCATGCCCGGCCGGTGGCTCACCTTCTGAAATTGGGGGTGTTTGACCGTCCCTGCCTGGTGGCCCACGGGGTCCACCTGACGCCCGAGGAGATCGGCATTCTGGCCGAAAAGGATGTGAAAGTATCCCATAATCCGGGGAGCAACCTGAAGTTGGGGAGCGGGATTGCCCCCATTCCCGAAATGCTGAAAGCGGGAATCCGCCCTTCCCTGGGAACGGACGGGGCGGCCAGCAACAATAACCTGGATCTGATGGAGGAAGTCCGTCTGGCCGCACTGATCCATAAAGGGGTCCGGCGGGACCCGGAGGCAGTCCCCGCTGAAACCGCACTGCGCATGGGAACTCTCTACGGGGCAGAAGCTCTGTTTTTGGAGGATCAAATCGGCACACTGGAGGCGGGCAAACAGGCGGATCTGATCTCGATCGACGTGAACGGTGCCCATCTTCAGCCCTTGCATGACCCGGTTTCCCATCTGGTGTATGCGGCAAGCCGGGATGATGTGCAGGATGTCTATGTGGCGGGTCGTCCCTTGATGCGCAACCGGGAACTTCTCACTTTGGATGAAGAAAAAATCCGGTTTGAAGCCAACCGCGCTTTTACAGAAGTGGCCCCTTAAAAAAAAGCCGCCAACCGGCGGCAGGGAAATCATGGAAAGGGGTATAGGCAGGAGAAAATTCGTTAAAATACTGGATAGGTTACATTTTCAAATCGATTTCCAGATGGAATCGCAAAGGAATCCCGGACTCCTCTTCAACGGAACCGTTCCTTCTCCTGAAGGCGGGAGAGGCCCAAGACTCCGCTTGCATGCAAGCTTGAATCTTCTCCAGCTCTTCACCGGTCACTTGGTGTTGCAAGCAATCGCAGATCCATCCGGAAGGAAGGAAAGCCTCCAATTGGCTCACCTCCTTGTGTAAGCATAGTATCACCCCGGTGAAACCGGTTATGTTAACACATTTTTTCACGTATCACACCTAAAAGCCGTTGGTTTCATGCAGTTTTTGCCGTGCCCGTTGCGTGTTTTGCAAACAAAATGCAAACACGCGGCGGTTTTTTTATCTCCGGGGCTTGTCGGGATGCCCAGGGAGAAGATCCCGGCCCGACTGCAGAGGAAACCAGTGCATAATCCACATCGGTGGCAAGTAAAATGACAAAAAGGGCGGAGGAGGAAGCCACTTGCATCTTCGCAACCGGACCGGGAGGTGGCTGTTGACTGCGACCCTGATTTTGCTATCCGGGTGTATTCACGGAGACGCTGGAAAAACAGGAAATGAGAGTGGGGTCCACTCCCGTTTGTTCCGGCACATCGATGCTCAATTGCATCAGTCGCACTATCCCTTTACCCTGTCTGTCCCTCCCTTGCGATTTGACGGACAGCAACAAGGTGAGGACTGGCTCCTGGAAAGCCGGGAGCCGGTGGGAGGGAAAAGGATTCGTGTGCGGAAAGAAGGGGATACCCTCTTTCTGACCCGGGGGGAGCAAGCGGAAAAACTGAAAACCCGTCAATTCGGTCTCTTATCCCCCCGGGATCATCTCCTGCTGGTCAAATCCACGGTGCTGCGGATTCAGCCGTTACCGGAGAACCAAAAGGGATCCATAGGAGCACAAGCGGTTTTGTCCAGTGAGGAGATCGGCGATCGGCTGGGGGAGTGGATGGGAGAAGCCTTTGAACAGGGGCCGGCCAACCAGGCAAGCCGGAAGTTCCGGATCCGATACCAACTGTGGTATCGCCCCGATCAAGAAGGGCTTTCCGTCCTGAGGATGGAGATTCGCCCGCAAGTGAAGGATCAGCCCAGTGAGAAGATGGTTTATCGCTTCGGAAAACCATAAAGAATTCATGGTTTTCTTTTTTATTACCATTTCCATCCTTATCATCGCTGGTATATATATTATGATATACTATGATCAATACGATAAGAAGCTGGTAGAAAGGGGGTTGGCGAAGGATGCAGATCCGATGGCCCATTGCAGTGTTGGCATTGTTTGTCAGCCTCTTGGTATTATTTGGTGGATACTTCGGTTTTCAATGGCTTCAGGTGGAAAAACCGATTCGCGATACAGTTCAACAGACGGCTCATGTGAAATTGGAGAAGATGCAAGTGACTCCGGACCGCATCACCATCCAACTTCGGCCCGATGCCAAGTTTTCGCTGGTTTCAGACTACATTTCGTTGCGGGAAGCCATTCAGATCCATGGGGGCAACCGAAAGTTGGAGATCCGGTTTTCCGACCGACCGGACCCCACCTTGAACCATGCATGGAATCGGATGGTCTTCGGTGTGCGGGAAGGGATGGCTCGCGGACGGTTCACCATGATTCCCAAAACTGTGAAACAGGTGGCCGAGGGGGAAGGGATTCAATACCGTCTCGGGATGGATAAAAAATTTGTCTATGTGGAACTTCATCGGGGCGATCATTATCTGTATCAGGTTCTGCCCCTGCGTCAACCGGAAAGAGAGGTGAAGGATCATGGGTAAAGGAATCGCGATCGGTGCCACCCCGGCGATTCTCCTTTTCCTTCTCTATCTGGGATTCAGTCCCCTTCCGCTGTTGGTTTTGGCTGCAATTGTCGGGATGGCCTGGTATTTCTTTCAGTCCCGTTCAGGTGCGCAGATCGGAGTGGGTCGCAACAAAGGGGTGCAACGCAAGGGTTCGGTTCCCGATATTTCCTTTGAAGACATCGGAGGGCATGCCCGTTCCAAAAAAGAACTGAAAGAGGCTTTGGATTTTCTGATCCACCGGGATCAGATCAAGCAGTACGGGATCCGTCCGATCAAGGGCATTCTTTTGTCCGGTCCTCCCGGAACCGGGAAAACCCTGATGGCGAAAGCGGCGGCTCATTACACTGATTCTGTGTTTGCGGCCACCAGCGGAAGCGAATTTGTGGAGATGTATGTGGGAGTGGGGGCACAACGGATCCGGGAATTGTTTCGGGATGCGCGCACCCAGGCACGGAAGAATCAGAAGAACAGCGCCATTATCTTCATCGATGAAATCGATGTGATCGGCGGTCAGCGGGAAGGCTCCCAGCATCGGGAATATGACCAGACCCTCAACCAATTGCTGACGGAGATGGACGGAATCACCACGGATCAGGAGGTCCAGGTGTTGGTGGTTGCAGCCACCAACCGCAAGGATATGCTGGATTCCGCCTTGTTGCGCCCGGGTCGCTTCGATCGTCACATTTCGGTGGATTTGCCGGATAAACAGGCAAGAGTCTCCATATTGAAGATGCATACCCGGAACAAGCCTTTGGCTGAGGATGCCGATATTGAACGAATCGCCTTGGAGACCTTCGGATTTTCCGGAGCCCAATTGGAAAGCTTGACCAACGAAGGGGCGATCTATGCCTTGCGGGATGACAGCCCTTTGATCGGTCACGAACACTTGTCCCGGGCGATCGACAAAGTGATGATGGGGGAGAAAACGGATCGGGAGACCACCCGGGAAGAACGGGAACGGGTGGCCATCCATGAACTGGGCCATGCAGTGGTTTCCGAATGGGTTCGCTCCGGCTCTGTCTCCCAAGTCTCTCTGTCACCCAGAGGGAAAGCGTTGGGCTATGTGCGGCATCATCCGGGGCCGGATCGTTATCTGTACACCCGGAAACAGTTGGAGGATCAGGTGATGATCTGTCTGGCCGGTGCCGCGGCGGAACAGATGATTTACAAAAACCGCTCCACCGGTGCCCAAAATGATTACGAACAGGCCACCCGCTATATCCGGACCCTGATGGAAGCGGGATTATCCGATCTGGGGATCATCGACAAAGACTTGGTGGGCAAAGAGATGTTACATGCCGAATCGGTCAAGATCCTGAAAGATCTGTATGAACGGACAGAGAATCTTCTGCAACAGTATCCCCATGTGTTTGAAGAAGCTTTGGATGTGTTGCTGAAGGAAGAAGTCTTGTCCGGGGATCAGTTCCGTCAACTCCTCAAGTATAGGGTCCCATCGTCAGATGCGGTACACATCGGGGGTTGAACGGAGGATTTCCAATCCAAAGAAGCAGCCGTCTTTTGGTCGGCTGCTTCTTTGGATTGTTTTCTTTTGAGTCGTCTATTCCAGAGGATCCATCGGGTGCTGATTGAATGTAAGCAAACCTGTTGGGGCTGTGTTAAAATGAGGATGAAACGGAAGGAAGAGAGGAGCAACGACCAGGATGAAACTGTCCCAACGGGTTCAACAGTTAACCCCTTCAAAAACCATCGAAATTACAAGTATGGCCAATGAATTGAAAAAGCAGGGGCACGATGTGATCGTGCTGGGAGCCGGGGAGCCGGATTTCAATACACCTGAGCACATCCTGGACGCTGCTGCAGAGGCGATGAACCAAGGGTTGACCAAATATACCCCCGCCGGTGGAGTGGTGGAATTGAAGGATGCCATCCGGGCCAAGTTCCAACGGGATAACCGTCTCGACTACAAGCGGGAGGAGATCGTGGTGACCGTGGGTGCCAAACACGCCCTGTACAATCTGTTCCAAGTCATTCTCGATCCCGGTGATGAAGTGATCATCCCCTCCCCTTACTGGGTCAGCTATATCGAGCAGGTGAAGCTGGCCGGAGGAACTCCGGTGATCATTGAAGGCAAAGAGGAGACGGGCTTCAAGGTGACACCGGAACAATTGAAGGCCGCCGTTACGGAGAACACCGTCGCCTTTTTGATCAACAGCCCCTCCAATCCCACCGGTGCCATGTACACCCGACAAGAGCTCCAAGCATTGGGTGACATCTGTGTGGAGCACGACCTGACGGTCATTTCTGATGAAATTTACGAGCACCTGATCTACGGAGACGAAAAGCATGTCAGCATCGCTTCCTTGAGCCCCGAACTGAAAGCCCGGACGGTGGTGATCAACGGGGTTTCCAAAACCTACTCCATGACCGGTTGGCGAATCGGCTACGCGGCGGGGGATGCCCGGATCATCAAGGCGATGTCCGGGTTGTCCAGTCACAGTACCTCCAACCCGACGTCAGTGGCCCAGTATGCCGCCCTGGAGGCTCTGACCGGCACCCAGGAGCCGGTGGAGAGAATGTTGTCGGCATTCAAGGAACGACGGGATTACGTGGTGGATCGTCTGCAAAGAATACCCGGCATTCGCTGTGATGTGCCCCAAGGCGCCTTTTATGTTTTCGCCAATGTGGAAGAAGCAGTGCAAAGCGGCGGCTACGAAGATGCAGATGCATGGGGGAAGGCTCTTCTGGAACAGGAAAAGGTGGCATTGGTTCCGGGAGCCGCCTTCGGTTCCTCCGCTCATGTTCGTCTCTCCTATGCCACTTCCATGGATCAACTGCAACAAGCGATGGATCGGATCGAAAAGTTTGTGACCCGGTCCTGAACGCCCAACCCTCTGTCTGTGAGACAGGGGGTTTAATATTTATGTATAGTTACTTGACAAAAGTAAGTTGGTTTAATTATTATAGTTTCGTAAGCAGGTGAAAAATTGAATTTAAAAGGAGGTGAAGTCATTGGAATTGACAGGAATTCACCATGTCTCCGCACTCACCGCGCAAGCGGCCCGAAACGTCGATTTTTACACGAGCACCCTGGGGATGCGTCTGGTTAAAAAAACCGTCAACCAGGATGATACATCCTCTTATCACTTGTATTACGGAGACGAATTGGGCAATCCGGGTACTGGCTTGACCTTCTTTGACATTCCACATCTGGCACCCAATCATCCCGGTGTAAGCAGCATTTCCACGGTTTCACTGCGGGTGTCGGACCGGGAAGCTCTCCGCTATTGGGAGAATCGGTTTCATGAGTTGCAAGTGGATCACGACGGGATTCTTCGATCCGATGCAGGTCGCGATTCCCTCCCCTTTCGTGATTTCGAAGGGCAGCGCCTCCAACTCGTGGCAGATGATGATCCGCCGGGAGTGCCCGGGGGAACACCGTGGGAGAAGAGCCCGGTGCCGGTGCGGTGGGGAATTCGCGGCTTGGGGCCGGTCACGTTGACGGTGCGAGACGCGGAACCGACAGCGCGGGTGTTGGTCGATGTGCTGGGGTTCCGGGAGGCGGGACAAATCCCGTCACCGATCGAGTCGCGGCCGGATCTGCTCGTTTTTGCCACCGGAGCCGGGGGCGCCGGCGCCGAAGTGCACGTGGAAGAACGGCCCGATCTTCCTCCGGAGCGTTTGGGTCGCGGGGGAGTGCATCATGTGGCGTTCCGGGTTCCTGATCAACGGGAGTATGAAGAGTGGTATCAACATCTTGAGGCGGCCGGTTTTCGTACATCGGGGTTGGTGGATCGCTATTATTTCCAATCCATCTACTTCCGGGAGCCCAACGGGATTCTGTTTGAATTGGCCACCGACGAACCCGGGTTTGCGACAGATGAGGATCCGGACCAACTGGGGCAAACACTGGCATTGCCTCCTTTCCTGGAACCCCATCGGGAAAGCATCGAGGCGAAGTTACATCCATTGGAGACGGATCAAAAGGATCCAAGCTCCAGATGAATTTGACTGAAAACCGGGTAACCTAAGAACATCATCACGCGAAAAG is part of the Kroppenstedtia eburnea genome and harbors:
- a CDS encoding pyridoxal phosphate-dependent aminotransferase, with the translated sequence MKLSQRVQQLTPSKTIEITSMANELKKQGHDVIVLGAGEPDFNTPEHILDAAAEAMNQGLTKYTPAGGVVELKDAIRAKFQRDNRLDYKREEIVVTVGAKHALYNLFQVILDPGDEVIIPSPYWVSYIEQVKLAGGTPVIIEGKEETGFKVTPEQLKAAVTENTVAFLINSPSNPTGAMYTRQELQALGDICVEHDLTVISDEIYEHLIYGDEKHVSIASLSPELKARTVVINGVSKTYSMTGWRIGYAAGDARIIKAMSGLSSHSTSNPTSVAQYAALEALTGTQEPVERMLSAFKERRDYVVDRLQRIPGIRCDVPQGAFYVFANVEEAVQSGGYEDADAWGKALLEQEKVALVPGAAFGSSAHVRLSYATSMDQLQQAMDRIEKFVTRS
- a CDS encoding ring-cleaving dioxygenase gives rise to the protein MELTGIHHVSALTAQAARNVDFYTSTLGMRLVKKTVNQDDTSSYHLYYGDELGNPGTGLTFFDIPHLAPNHPGVSSISTVSLRVSDREALRYWENRFHELQVDHDGILRSDAGRDSLPFRDFEGQRLQLVADDDPPGVPGGTPWEKSPVPVRWGIRGLGPVTLTVRDAEPTARVLVDVLGFREAGQIPSPIESRPDLLVFATGAGGAGAEVHVEERPDLPPERLGRGGVHHVAFRVPDQREYEEWYQHLEAAGFRTSGLVDRYYFQSIYFREPNGILFELATDEPGFATDEDPDQLGQTLALPPFLEPHRESIEAKLHPLETDQKDPSSR
- a CDS encoding amidohydrolase is translated as MKRLLTQARILTMKEGESRPLENAWLLIDGETIAQVGTGNPKIDADEVIPMQGRLLLPGWINTHGHAAMTLLRGFADDLPLKVWLEEKMWPMEERFGPRQVRWGTSLAVVEMIRGGTTCFTDMYDHMDEVAGVVEQSGIRASLCRGVIGLGSREEREAKRQEAVRFVRDWKGGAGGRISVMMAPHAPYTCPPDYIEELVADSAELGVPIHIHMSETEAEVEQNQRDYHARPVAHLLKLGVFDRPCLVAHGVHLTPEEIGILAEKDVKVSHNPGSNLKLGSGIAPIPEMLKAGIRPSLGTDGAASNNNLDLMEEVRLAALIHKGVRRDPEAVPAETALRMGTLYGAEALFLEDQIGTLEAGKQADLISIDVNGAHLQPLHDPVSHLVYAASRDDVQDVYVAGRPLMRNRELLTLDEEKIRFEANRAFTEVAP
- a CDS encoding AAA family ATPase: MGKGIAIGATPAILLFLLYLGFSPLPLLVLAAIVGMAWYFFQSRSGAQIGVGRNKGVQRKGSVPDISFEDIGGHARSKKELKEALDFLIHRDQIKQYGIRPIKGILLSGPPGTGKTLMAKAAAHYTDSVFAATSGSEFVEMYVGVGAQRIRELFRDARTQARKNQKNSAIIFIDEIDVIGGQREGSQHREYDQTLNQLLTEMDGITTDQEVQVLVVAATNRKDMLDSALLRPGRFDRHISVDLPDKQARVSILKMHTRNKPLAEDADIERIALETFGFSGAQLESLTNEGAIYALRDDSPLIGHEHLSRAIDKVMMGEKTDRETTREERERVAIHELGHAVVSEWVRSGSVSQVSLSPRGKALGYVRHHPGPDRYLYTRKQLEDQVMICLAGAAAEQMIYKNRSTGAQNDYEQATRYIRTLMEAGLSDLGIIDKDLVGKEMLHAESVKILKDLYERTENLLQQYPHVFEEALDVLLKEEVLSGDQFRQLLKYRVPSSDAVHIGG
- the ligD gene encoding non-homologous end-joining DNA ligase, whose product is MNRIVQVEGKEIQISNPDKKLFPGISKWDWILHLSRLAPRILSYARGRYLTTIRYPDGVEGKSFYQKNVPDHAPRWIQTARSGEVNHILLQDAPTLIWLGNLACLEFHVSFDRADRPGYPTELVFDLDPSVEGFEAVMETALLTREVLNSLGLDGVVKTSGATGLQLYVPIQPKYPFAETRIISQFVASYLQEKNPRLITIERQVKKRGSRVYFDYLQHWKGKSLITVYSPRARREATLSVPLRWEELKPGLTPERFTLETVHRRLEEEGDLFAPITRPAGPHDLSEILTFISRH